From Lolium perenne isolate Kyuss_39 chromosome 5, Kyuss_2.0, whole genome shotgun sequence, a single genomic window includes:
- the LOC127299885 gene encoding uncharacterized protein, which produces MSKEEVLKIQTCVLKVNIHCDGCQKKVKKILHKIEGVYQSSIDPEQGKVTVSGMVDPDTIIRKLNKAGKPAELWGSSKAVMANQFQKMNLDGGGGGGKGQPKDAGGKGHSKDAGGGKGQKGGGGGGGGGGGGGGGGGGKDAKMMMPQPTAQQMQGLQQLQQQMQMKGLKMPPFMEAGKMPPFAGGAPAPAKDPKSVKFSLPEDEFGDEGSEFDDEFDEFDDEDEFDDDGLDDEFYDEDPKAMMKQMAMPPGGGGGGDKKGAGGNGGGKKGGNEIPVQVKGGGNNGGGGGKKDAGGKQNQNQGGGGGGKNGGGGQPNNAKGGGGGAPGGGNGQPGKKGGGGAGVPGLGVGGPMGGGMPPQQQAMMRPPNMMGGGGFPGMGPMGGGPMGHHPHVGGGHGHGGGGAAHGMPAGGMPPPGFFQGGAGGGVGGGMPSGPAEMLQAAAAAGNPMAQQQYMQMMQQQQMMQQQQQQQMMMMNGHGHHGVGGGAPAGYPPMGYGYMRPPMPYPMAYPMQAHPHADPYNYFSDENPNSCSVM; this is translated from the exons ATGAGTAAGGAGGAGGTCCTCAAGATACAG ACCTGCGTGCTGAAAGTGAACATCCACTGCGATGGGTGCCAGAAGAAGGTCAAGAAGATCCTCCACAAGATCGAAG GTGTGTACCAGTCCAGCATCGACCCGGAGCAGGGCAAGGTGACGGTGTCCGGCATGGTGGATCCGGACACCATCATCAGGAAGCTCAACAAGGCTGGCAAGCCGGCCGAGCTGTGGGGCTCCTCCAAGGCTGTCATGGCCAACCAGTTCCAGAAGATGaaccttgacggcggcggtggtggtggcaaagGGCAGCCCAAGGACGCCGGTGGCAAGGGCCATTCCAAGGACGCCGGCGGTGGCAAAGGACAGaagggtggaggcggtggcggaggcggtggtggaggtggcggtgggggTGGCGGCGGCAAGGACGCGAAAATGATGATGCCGCAGCCCACGGCGCAGCAGATGCAGGGGCTCCAGCAGCTGCAGCAGCAGATGCAGATGAAGGGGCTGAAGATGCCGCCGTTCATGGAGgcagggaagatgccgccgttcgcGGGGGGCGCGCCGGCGCCGGCCAAGGACCCCAAGTCCGTCAAGTTCAGCCTCCCCGAGGACGAGTTCGGGGACGAGGGCAGCGAGTTCGACGACGAGTTCGATGAGTTCGACGACGAGGACGAGTTCGACGACGACGGGCTGGACGACGAGTTCTACGACGAGGACCCCAAGGCGATGATGAAGCAGATGGCCATGccgccgggcggcggcggcgggggcgacAAGAAGGGCGCCGGAGGCAATGGCGGAGGCAAGAAGGGCGGGAACGAGATCCCCGTGCAGGTCAAGGGCGGCGGCAACAACGGTGGAGGCGGTGGCAAGAAGGACGCGGGCGGCAAGCAGAACCAGAACCAGGGTGGCGGTGGCGGAGGCAAGAACGGAGGCGGTGGGCAGCCGAACAACGccaagggaggaggaggaggcgccccGGGCGGTGGGAACGGCCAGCCGGGGAAGAAGGGCGGCGGTGGCGCAGGAGTCCCCGGGCTGGGTGTCGGTGGCCCGATGGGGGGCGGCATGCCGCCGCAGCAGCAGGCCATGATGAGGCCTCCTAACATGATGGGCGGTGGCGGCTTTCCTGGCATGGGCCCGATGGGCGGCGGGCCCATGGGCCACCATCCCCACGTGGGGGGCGGCCACGGCCACGGCGGGGGCGGTGCCGCGCATGGCATGCCGGCCGGCGGCATGCCTCCACCTGGGTTCTTtcagggcggcgcgggcggagGTGTCGGCGGCGGCATGCCGTCCGGCCCTGCCGAGATGCTGCAGGCCGCCGCGGCGGCCGGGAACCCCATGGCGCAGCAGCAGTACAtgcagatgatgcagcagcaaCAAATGatgcagcaacaacaacaacagcagatgatgatgatgaacgggCACGGGCACCATGGCGTCGGCGGTGGCGCGCCGGCGGGGTACCCGCCGATGGGGTACGGGTACATGCGGCCGCCGATGCCGTACCCGATGGCGTACCCAATGCAGGCGCACCCGCACGCGGACCCTTACAACTACTTCAGCGACGAGAACCCCAAcagctgctcggtgatgtga